One genomic segment of Musa acuminata AAA Group cultivar baxijiao chromosome BXJ3-3, Cavendish_Baxijiao_AAA, whole genome shotgun sequence includes these proteins:
- the LOC103978037 gene encoding cyclin-D2-1-like, producing MQLTHYKDLGSCSDLLCDEDASDLADDSPDRSRDAEFPDDSDESIAGFIEGEADYTPGFDYPARFRSNSLDSTSRREAVAWILKVSAYYRFQDLTSYLAVNYMDRFLASHRLPQNVWALQLLSVASLSLAAKMEETLVPTLLDLQIEGAEFVFEPRTIRRMELLVLGALDWRLRSVTPFTYMDFFACKLDPSGKSATYLISCASSIILATLHDIEFLSHCPSSLAAAAIIRAAEDVADLALIDAGIAVSWCIGLTEDGIGNCYRLMRRVAEGAMSKNPLVNMGSRVSPASLPPAKRRKMRA from the exons ATGCAGCTCACACACTACAAAGACTTGGGCTCCTGCAGCGACCTGCTGTGCGACGAGGACGCCAGCGACCTGGCGGACGACTCGCCGGATCGATCCAGGGATGCCGAGTTCCCGGACGACTCGGACGAGTCCATCGCCGGGTTCATAGAGGGCGAGGCGGACTACACGCCCGGGTTCGACTACCCGGCTCGGTTCCGGTCCAACTCGCTCGACTCGACCTCCCGCCGGGAGGCAGTCGCCTGGATTCTCAAG GTGAGTGCATACTACCGTTTTCAAGATCTAACGTCGTACCTCGCCGTCAACTACATGGACCGGTTCCTTGCTTCTCACCGTTTACCG CAAAATGTGTGGGCTCTGCAACTCTTATCAGTGGCTTCCCTGTCGCTGGCTGCAAAGATGGAGGAGACATTAGTGCCTACCCTTTTGGATTTGCAG ATTGAAGGCGCCGAGTTCGTCTTCGAGCCTCGAACGATACGAAGGATGGAGCTGCTTGTGCTCGGCGCCTTGGATTGGAGGCTTCGATCTGTAACGCCCTTCACTTACATGGATTTTTTCGCCTGCAAACTCGATCCATCAGGGAAATCTGCAACGTATTTGATTTCATGTGCCTCGAGCATTATATTAGCAACATTGCATG ATATCGAGTTCTTGAGTCACTGCCCATCGTCGCTTGCTGCAGCAGCCATTATTCGTGCAGCTGAGGATGTTGCAGATCTAGCTTTGATCGATGCAGGGATTGCAGTGTCATGGTGCATTGGACTAACCGAG GATGGGATTGGCAACTGCTACAGATTGATGCGAAGAGTTGCAGAGGGTGCTATGTCGAAGAACCCTCTGGTCAACATGGGGTCAAGGGTCTCACCTGCTTCTCTCCCCCCTGCTAAAAGAAGAAAGATGAGAGCATAG